The Metabacillus sediminilitoris genome window below encodes:
- a CDS encoding substrate-binding domain-containing protein → MATKHLIQNGHSNILLLTVYPTLSIYKKFEDLSSKGYKQALKEENIPFNELNIMYVPYQTNLNNMISQKIDQIQPTGIIAGTNTIGIDVLKVCKERKILIPNDISFIMFDDVNWAPLHDLTVVSQPTKEVA, encoded by the coding sequence ATGGCTACAAAACATCTAATTCAAAATGGACATTCAAATATTTTATTATTGACTGTATATCCTACATTATCAATCTATAAAAAATTTGAAGACCTTAGTTCGAAAGGATATAAACAAGCTTTAAAAGAAGAGAATATCCCATTTAATGAATTAAACATAATGTACGTTCCTTACCAAACTAATTTAAATAACATGATTTCGCAAAAAATTGATCAAATACAACCTACAGGAATAATTGCAGGAACAAATACTATCGGGATCGATGTTTTAAAGGTATGTAAAGAAAGGAAAATTTTAATACCAAATGATATTAGTTTTATTATGTTTGATGATGTTAATTGGGCTCCTCTACATGACCTAACAGTAGTTTCACAACCCACAAAGGAAGTTGCATAA
- a CDS encoding recombinase family protein, whose protein sequence is MDNWVRNVSTIDQSVDLQLDVLNEFGCYEIFKEKVSGAKDDREDRLARSTKKQLKLLMILEKRK, encoded by the coding sequence ATGGATAATTGGGTACGCAATGTTAGTACCATCGATCAGTCAGTAGATTTACAATTAGATGTACTAAATGAATTTGGTTGTTATGAAATTTTTAAAGAAAAAGTATCAGGTGCAAAAGATGATCGTGAGGATCGTTTAGCCAGATCAACAAAAAAACAATTGAAATTGCTGATGATCTTAGAGAAAAGGAAGTAG
- a CDS encoding DeoR/GlpR family DNA-binding transcription regulator: protein MLQDERLDAIIQYLNEYNRIDIETICKINHVSKDTARRDLIKLEDLKKIIRIRGGAKKRLLSNEVYNYDQRMNMELKAKSNIGKMAASLINDEEHLILDASTTVQFVVKYLTSRNNTIVTNSINIASTLSQREDLKINILSGTLNHRHQAIYGSKTIRDVQNYHVNKCLIGTCGISSEGLSTSIEEEGLLLNEIIKRSDQVIVLADSTKFNKSFFQKVCELDAIDIVITDKDVPKMREILNKHAIEVMVIPENI, encoded by the coding sequence ATGTTACAAGATGAGCGCCTGGACGCCATTATTCAATATTTAAACGAGTATAATCGGATTGACATTGAAACCATTTGTAAAATAAATCATGTATCCAAAGATACTGCCAGAAGAGATTTAATAAAATTGGAAGATTTAAAGAAAATCATTCGTATACGTGGCGGGGCAAAAAAACGTCTGTTATCTAATGAAGTTTATAATTATGATCAACGTATGAATATGGAATTGAAAGCTAAAAGTAACATTGGAAAGATGGCGGCTTCTTTAATAAATGACGAAGAACATCTTATTCTTGATGCCTCGACGACCGTTCAATTCGTTGTCAAATATTTAACGAGTCGGAACAATACGATCGTGACTAATTCAATTAACATTGCCAGTACATTAAGCCAAAGAGAGGATTTAAAAATTAACATCTTAAGTGGTACATTAAATCATAGACATCAAGCCATTTATGGTTCAAAAACGATAAGAGATGTTCAAAATTATCATGTAAATAAATGTTTAATTGGTACTTGCGGTATATCTTCTGAAGGACTATCTACTTCAATTGAAGAAGAAGGCCTTTTACTTAACGAGATTATTAAGCGTTCTGACCAGGTCATCGTGCTTGCTGATTCAACCAAATTCAATAAATCCTTTTTTCAAAAGGTGTGTGAATTAGATGCCATTGATATAGTTATTACTGATAAAGATGTACCAAAAATGCGGGAAATACTCAATAAGCATGCGATTGAAGTGATGGTAATCCCCGAAAACATTTAA
- the tatC gene encoding twin-arginine translocase subunit TatC, whose translation MKLEDKKNINTIQHLEELRKRIIITLVTFFLTLILSFVFVQDIYHIIVKDLPFKLALLGPSDILLVYLIIATIVSITATIPVAAHQTWLFVRPALTQKERKITIAYIPALFILFLLGISFGYFILFPLVLNFLMSLSNDMFTTFFTTEKYFRFLLHMTLPMGVLFELPVVIMFLTSLGIIDPYRLQNIRKHAYFVLIVVSILISPPDFLSDILVIIPLLLLYECSVSLSKIVYKKLQRAKENNEEIDSISSSNSHGTTIS comes from the coding sequence ATGAAATTGGAAGATAAAAAAAACATAAATACAATACAGCACCTCGAGGAATTACGAAAACGTATTATTATCACTTTAGTCACATTCTTCCTGACTTTAATACTATCATTTGTATTTGTTCAAGATATTTATCATATAATAGTGAAAGATTTACCGTTTAAGCTAGCATTGTTAGGGCCAAGTGATATCCTGCTCGTTTATTTAATTATTGCTACCATCGTTTCCATAACAGCTACTATTCCAGTTGCAGCTCATCAAACTTGGCTGTTTGTACGTCCAGCGTTAACACAAAAAGAACGTAAAATTACAATTGCATATATTCCAGCACTATTTATTCTATTTCTGTTAGGAATTAGTTTTGGTTACTTTATTTTATTCCCTCTGGTTCTAAATTTTTTAATGTCACTTTCAAACGATATGTTTACGACTTTCTTTACAACAGAAAAGTATTTCCGTTTTTTGCTTCATATGACATTACCTATGGGAGTCTTATTTGAGTTACCTGTTGTCATTATGTTTTTAACAAGTTTAGGAATTATTGATCCATACCGTTTACAAAATATCAGGAAGCATGCTTACTTTGTATTAATTGTTGTTTCGATTTTAATTTCACCGCCAGATTTTCTATCAGATATTTTAGTGATCATCCCCTTATTACTCTTGTATGAATGTAGTGTAAGTTTATCTAAAATAGTGTATAAAAAACTACAACGAGCAAAGGAAAATAATGAAGAAATTGATTCAATTTCTTCATCTAATAGCCATGGCACTACCATAAGCTAA
- the tatA gene encoding twin-arginine translocase TatA/TatE family subunit: MLQNIRIPGLILILVIALIIFGPSKLPEIGRAFGSTLREFKKSTRDLVADDTNEEESKRKAN, encoded by the coding sequence ATGCTACAAAATATTAGAATACCAGGATTAATACTTATTTTAGTGATTGCTCTTATTATTTTCGGACCTTCAAAGTTACCTGAAATTGGACGTGCATTCGGCTCTACATTAAGAGAGTTTAAAAAGTCTACAAGAGATCTTGTAGCGGATGACACGAATGAAGAAGAATCAAAAAGGAAAGCAAACTAA
- a CDS encoding amidohydrolase: MNQENIGLSRRKFLGNACKIGSASAILGVTGTMGLIAPETASAGEKSNKHHSKKPSKNSSYMLLNVRLESGYKFENGEVVATESVLRNIQIDKGKITKILDTKADYKRNIDCYDAKGMLLLPSFKDMHIHLDKTYYGGPWKAAATRKSGIFDVIELEKTLLLELLPTAQERAEKLIELILGYGTTYVRSHCNIDPVVGLKNLEKLKLALANYSDKISHEIVAFPQHGLLRSNSEGLLREAMQLGVTHVGGVDPTLFDGDMEKSLQTTIQIAVDHKVGIDIHLHEVGETGLKTIHRLADLTEEAGLQGKVTISHGFGLTSLPESVAIETANRLASLGISIASTVPIGGFIMPIPILQKQNVNVMLGNDSITDHWDPFGIGDTLQKAHVAAIVYGWKNEYNLSRALSLATGGITPLDANGKQVWPNVGDDATAVLVPASCSAEAVARLPERDAVLHKGELSSGHLDYR, translated from the coding sequence ATGAATCAAGAAAACATAGGTTTGTCTCGCAGAAAATTTTTAGGAAATGCTTGTAAAATTGGAAGCGCTTCCGCTATTTTAGGTGTAACTGGTACGATGGGTTTAATCGCTCCAGAAACAGCTAGTGCAGGAGAAAAAAGTAATAAACATCACAGCAAGAAACCCTCAAAAAACAGCTCCTATATGTTATTGAATGTTCGACTGGAAAGTGGATATAAGTTTGAAAATGGTGAGGTAGTTGCAACCGAAAGTGTATTACGTAATATTCAAATTGATAAAGGTAAAATTACTAAAATACTAGATACAAAGGCAGATTATAAAAGAAATATTGATTGCTATGACGCAAAAGGAATGCTCCTGCTTCCATCCTTTAAAGATATGCATATTCATTTGGATAAAACATATTATGGAGGTCCATGGAAAGCAGCAGCAACGAGAAAAAGTGGTATTTTTGATGTAATAGAATTAGAGAAAACCCTTCTATTAGAGTTACTGCCAACTGCCCAGGAGCGAGCGGAGAAATTAATTGAATTGATTCTTGGATATGGTACCACGTATGTAAGAAGCCATTGTAATATTGATCCAGTCGTAGGGTTAAAAAATCTTGAGAAGCTTAAGCTCGCTTTAGCAAACTATTCAGATAAAATTTCTCATGAAATTGTTGCTTTCCCACAACATGGCTTACTTCGATCCAATTCCGAAGGTTTATTACGTGAGGCAATGCAGCTTGGAGTTACACATGTCGGTGGAGTAGATCCAACCCTTTTTGACGGGGATATGGAAAAATCACTTCAAACTACAATACAAATTGCAGTAGACCATAAGGTAGGGATTGATATTCACCTTCATGAAGTAGGCGAAACAGGCTTAAAGACGATTCACAGATTGGCTGATCTTACTGAAGAAGCTGGTTTACAGGGTAAGGTAACAATCAGTCATGGATTCGGACTCACCTCTTTACCAGAGAGTGTAGCTATAGAAACAGCTAATCGACTTGCATCGTTAGGCATATCGATTGCATCAACCGTTCCAATCGGTGGTTTCATAATGCCAATTCCTATTCTTCAAAAGCAAAACGTAAATGTCATGCTTGGTAATGACAGTATTACAGATCACTGGGATCCATTTGGAATTGGTGATACTCTTCAAAAGGCACATGTCGCAGCAATAGTATATGGCTGGAAAAACGAATATAATCTTTCACGTGCCCTTTCCCTTGCTACCGGCGGAATTACACCATTAGACGCAAATGGCAAGCAAGTATGGCCAAATGTTGGTGACGATGCAACGGCCGTTTTAGTCCCTGCAAGCTGCTCTGCTGAAGCTGTAGCCCGACTGCCTGAGCGTGATGCAGTTCTACATAAAGGCGAACTATCATCAGGCCATCTAGATTACCGTTAA
- a CDS encoding RNA chaperone Hfq — MCILKGVRILGTIEGHDKYSIMVKSNGKQQTLYKHSIFTIVR; from the coding sequence GTGTGTATCTTAAAAGGAGTCCGTATTCTTGGAACAATTGAGGGACACGATAAATACTCCATTATGGTTAAATCTAATGGAAAACAGCAGACTCTTTATAAACATTCTATATTTACAATTGTTAGATAG